The Streptomyces sp. P9-A4 genome contains a region encoding:
- a CDS encoding peptide MFS transporter: protein MASSLTTASSGTSGSEKTFFGHPRGLATLFMTEMWERFSYYGMRALLVLYLVSGGADAATGTQGGGLAMTAATATAIYSVYVSMVYLMAMPGGWFGDRVWGARKTVAIAGFVIMAGHASLALPGQAMFFVGLALVAAGSGLLKANISTMVGHLYNGPDDPRRDGGFTLFYIGINLGAFVAPFVVGTVGEKVNWHLGFALAAVGMGLGLVQFLFGTKHLSPRSNVVPNPLSTEERKSVLVKVALVVVLAAAFYGVVVALGVYTLNWALVPITLAGLIIPVAVLVRIKRDKDLDKTEQSKMTGYIWFFVAAAVFWMIYDQGGSTLSLFADGKTSDTVFGFGFPATWYQSLNPLFVMALAPVFAWLWLWLARKNQEPNTIVKFTMGLVLVGASFFVFIVPMNMAGDGTKVSPMWLVSIYMIQTIGELCLSPVGLSVTTKMAPQKYASQMMGVWFLAVTAGDCTTGLLSLAGVDLNGTGIIAMEASLAVLAGFAIYMYRKKVQGLMGSVH, encoded by the coding sequence ATGGCGTCCAGCCTGACGACGGCTTCGAGCGGAACCTCTGGTTCCGAGAAGACGTTCTTCGGCCACCCCCGTGGTCTGGCCACTCTCTTCATGACCGAGATGTGGGAGCGTTTCTCCTACTACGGCATGAGGGCTCTTCTGGTCCTCTACCTGGTCTCCGGCGGCGCGGACGCCGCGACCGGCACCCAGGGCGGCGGCCTTGCGATGACCGCGGCCACGGCCACGGCCATCTACTCGGTCTACGTGTCGATGGTCTACCTGATGGCCATGCCCGGTGGCTGGTTCGGCGACCGCGTCTGGGGTGCCCGCAAGACGGTCGCCATCGCCGGTTTCGTCATCATGGCCGGTCACGCCTCGCTGGCCCTCCCCGGTCAGGCGATGTTCTTCGTCGGCCTGGCGCTGGTCGCCGCGGGCTCGGGTCTGCTCAAGGCCAACATCTCCACGATGGTCGGCCACCTCTACAACGGCCCGGACGACCCGCGCCGTGACGGTGGCTTCACGCTCTTCTACATCGGCATCAACCTGGGTGCCTTCGTGGCGCCGTTCGTGGTCGGCACCGTCGGCGAGAAGGTCAACTGGCACCTGGGCTTCGCCCTCGCCGCGGTCGGCATGGGTCTGGGTCTGGTCCAGTTCCTCTTCGGCACGAAGCACCTCAGCCCGAGGAGCAACGTCGTCCCGAACCCGCTCTCCACGGAGGAGCGGAAGAGCGTCCTGGTCAAGGTCGCGCTCGTCGTCGTGCTGGCCGCGGCGTTCTACGGCGTCGTCGTCGCGCTCGGCGTGTACACCCTGAACTGGGCGCTCGTCCCGATCACCCTCGCCGGCCTGATCATCCCGGTCGCCGTCCTGGTCCGCATCAAGCGCGACAAGGACCTCGACAAGACCGAGCAGTCGAAGATGACCGGCTACATCTGGTTCTTCGTCGCCGCCGCCGTCTTCTGGATGATCTACGACCAGGGTGGCTCCACGCTGTCCCTGTTCGCCGACGGCAAGACCTCCGACACCGTCTTCGGCTTCGGCTTCCCGGCCACCTGGTACCAGTCGCTCAACCCGCTCTTCGTGATGGCGCTGGCCCCGGTCTTCGCGTGGCTGTGGCTGTGGCTGGCCCGTAAGAACCAGGAGCCGAACACCATCGTGAAGTTCACGATGGGTCTGGTCCTGGTGGGCGCGTCCTTCTTCGTCTTCATCGTCCCGATGAACATGGCGGGCGACGGCACCAAGGTCTCCCCGATGTGGCTCGTCTCGATCTACATGATCCAGACCATCGGTGAGCTGTGCCTCTCCCCCGTCGGCCTCTCCGTCACCACGAAGATGGCGCCGCAGAAGTACGCCTCCCAGATGATGGGCGTCTGGTTCCTCGCCGTCACCGCCGGTGACTGCACCACGGGTCTGCTCTCGCTCGCGGGCGTCGACCTGAACGGGACGGGGATCATCGCGATGGAAGCCTCATTGGCCGTCCTGGCGGGCTTCGCGATCTACATGTACCGCAAGAAGGTCCAGGGGCTCATGGGCAGCGTCCACTGA
- a CDS encoding COG1470 family protein: MAAATALCGVVAAAPPGAQAWTAAPAAGRPYAYLEGPAGSVLQDTLSVTNPGARPLTVRLSGRGAPVSFAAPTVTVPARTRADVPFAVTVTADLPPGEHRGTVRASAAGREVRVDLRLRVSGPHLAALTVEDVSVDTDTGALRYTLVNRGSTVLAPRLAVRADGLLGTVLDRPERALPLTLRPGERATRTETWPDPPALDSVTVRLTATAPGAASATARTEASFASGPALTGAAGLLLAAGGGGYAVRRRVGSRTPRASAGATP; the protein is encoded by the coding sequence GTGGCCGCCGCGACCGCCCTCTGCGGCGTGGTCGCGGCGGCTCCCCCCGGAGCCCAGGCCTGGACGGCGGCGCCCGCCGCCGGCCGGCCGTACGCCTATCTGGAGGGCCCGGCGGGGAGCGTCCTCCAGGACACCCTGTCGGTGACCAACCCGGGCGCCCGGCCGCTCACCGTACGGCTCAGCGGCCGGGGCGCACCCGTCTCCTTCGCCGCCCCGACCGTGACCGTGCCCGCGAGGACCCGGGCGGACGTGCCCTTCGCCGTGACCGTCACCGCCGACCTCCCGCCCGGCGAACACCGGGGCACGGTACGGGCCTCCGCGGCCGGCCGTGAGGTCCGCGTCGACCTGCGGCTCCGGGTCAGCGGCCCCCACCTCGCCGCGCTCACCGTCGAGGACGTCAGCGTCGACACCGACACCGGCGCCCTCCGCTACACCCTGGTCAACCGGGGCAGCACGGTCCTCGCCCCGCGCCTCGCCGTCCGCGCCGACGGCCTCCTCGGCACCGTCCTCGACCGGCCGGAGCGCGCCCTGCCGCTCACCCTCCGCCCCGGCGAGCGGGCCACCCGCACCGAAACCTGGCCCGACCCGCCCGCCCTCGACTCCGTCACCGTCCGGCTGACCGCCACCGCCCCGGGCGCCGCGTCCGCCACCGCCCGTACCGAGGCCTCCTTCGCCTCGGGCCCGGCGCTCACCGGCGCGGCCGGCCTGCTCCTCGCGGCGGGCGGCGGCGGATACGCGGTACGGCGACGCGTCGGGTCCCGTACCCCACGAGCCTCGGCGGGAGCGACACCATGA
- a CDS encoding peptidase produces the protein MPNRRRTAAALTAAAAVTGAAVLAAAPAAHAAVVDVSYACETKIGPKSAVSPVDIKAVKSGSAYTITMSFEKGVSDSPVELPKGVMTPRAELVLGGADSGTVKVKGTPNTAAIPPDTPISIGTLTGTYTPKKNGKVTFTAGTLTVHALGMDAAVCTAKNGPKPSLELDVTGVSGGSDTPPPPADDSGDTAATGDTGGQLPKTGPLDSAMALGTLGGTVLLTGAAGVLWLSRRTAR, from the coding sequence GTGCCGAACCGGAGGAGAACGGCCGCCGCGCTCACGGCTGCGGCAGCGGTGACGGGCGCGGCCGTGCTGGCCGCCGCCCCGGCGGCCCACGCGGCCGTCGTCGACGTCAGCTACGCCTGCGAGACCAAGATCGGGCCCAAGAGCGCCGTCTCGCCCGTCGACATCAAGGCCGTCAAGAGCGGCAGCGCGTACACGATCACCATGTCGTTCGAGAAGGGCGTCTCCGACAGCCCCGTCGAACTTCCCAAGGGCGTCATGACCCCGCGCGCCGAACTCGTCCTCGGCGGCGCCGACTCCGGCACCGTCAAGGTCAAGGGAACGCCGAACACGGCCGCCATCCCGCCCGACACCCCCATCAGCATCGGCACCCTGACCGGCACGTACACGCCGAAGAAGAACGGCAAGGTCACCTTCACGGCCGGGACGCTCACCGTGCACGCCCTCGGCATGGACGCCGCCGTCTGCACCGCCAAGAACGGCCCGAAGCCGTCGCTGGAACTCGACGTCACCGGCGTCTCCGGCGGCTCCGACACCCCGCCGCCGCCCGCCGACGACTCCGGGGACACCGCGGCGACCGGCGACACCGGCGGCCAGCTGCCCAAGACCGGCCCCCTCGACTCCGCCATGGCCCTCGGCACCCTCGGCGGCACCGTCCTGCTGACCGGCGCCGCCGGAGTCCTCTGGCTCAGCCGGCGCACGGCACGTTGA
- a CDS encoding ATP-binding protein, whose amino-acid sequence MDQASDVRTLALGETSGTVPLARDFTRTALHEWGWLPAATADRRAAAEDVLLVVSELVTNACLHAEGPERLRVLRQAKVLRLEVTDRGAGQPAPRTPHRSGRPGGHGMFIVQRLCLDWGIERTPGAPGKTVWAELAAPA is encoded by the coding sequence ATGGACCAAGCTTCCGACGTCCGTACGCTCGCCCTCGGCGAGACCAGCGGCACCGTGCCGCTCGCCCGCGACTTCACGCGGACCGCGCTCCACGAGTGGGGCTGGCTGCCGGCCGCCACCGCCGACCGCAGGGCCGCCGCCGAGGACGTCCTGCTCGTCGTCTCCGAGCTGGTCACCAACGCCTGTCTGCACGCCGAGGGCCCCGAGCGGCTGCGCGTCCTGCGCCAGGCCAAGGTGCTGCGCCTCGAAGTCACCGACCGGGGCGCCGGACAGCCCGCGCCCCGCACCCCGCACCGGTCGGGCCGGCCCGGCGGCCACGGGATGTTCATCGTGCAGCGCCTCTGCCTCGACTGGGGCATCGAGCGCACCCCGGGCGCCCCGGGGAAGACGGTCTGGGCCGAACTCGCGGCTCCCGCCTAG
- a CDS encoding STAS domain-containing protein, which produces MDRQHIGSAPPARLRVEVRTVGASEVLAPAGELDHHTAELLRVPLDDALDAGRARLVVDCSGLDFCDSTGLNVLLGARLRAEAAGGGVHLVAMRPAVARVFHITGAEVVFTVHETLATALPG; this is translated from the coding sequence ATGGACCGCCAGCACATCGGGAGCGCGCCGCCCGCGCGGTTGCGGGTCGAGGTCCGGACCGTGGGTGCGAGCGAAGTCCTCGCGCCGGCGGGTGAGCTCGATCACCACACCGCCGAGCTGCTGCGCGTCCCCCTGGACGACGCGCTCGACGCGGGTCGGGCGCGGCTCGTCGTGGACTGCTCGGGTCTGGACTTCTGCGACTCCACCGGACTCAACGTGCTGCTCGGCGCCCGGCTGCGGGCGGAGGCCGCCGGTGGCGGGGTCCATCTGGTGGCGATGCGGCCCGCGGTGGCCCGGGTGTTCCACATCACGGGCGCGGAGGTCGTCTTCACCGTGCACGAGACACTCGCCACGGCCCTTCCCGGCTGA
- a CDS encoding RNA polymerase sigma factor SigF: MSPRLDAPRTPDAPSAAVPLGRLPTHSPDHAFQLPEQLVDQPLDRIGPVDARALSKQLFARLAELEEGTHDHAYVRNTLVELNLALVKFAAARFGTRSEPMEDIVQVGTIGLIKAIDRFELTRGVEFPTFAMPTIIGEIKRFFRDTSWSVHVPRRLQELRLDLARAGDALSQRLDRSPTVAELAEELGISPEEVVEGMAASNAYTASSLDAQPDEEDGGGGEATLADRLGYEDHGLTGIEYIASLKPMIASLPARERHILSLRFVSGMTQSEIGTELGISQMHVSRLLARTLARLRRGLTLEE; the protein is encoded by the coding sequence ATGTCACCCCGGCTCGACGCCCCGCGTACCCCCGACGCGCCGTCGGCAGCAGTTCCGCTCGGCCGCCTGCCCACCCACTCCCCCGATCATGCGTTCCAGCTCCCGGAACAGCTCGTCGACCAGCCCCTCGACCGCATCGGACCGGTCGACGCGCGCGCTCTGTCGAAGCAGCTGTTCGCCCGGCTCGCCGAGCTGGAGGAGGGCACCCACGACCACGCGTACGTCCGCAACACCCTCGTCGAACTCAACCTGGCCCTGGTGAAGTTCGCCGCCGCCCGGTTCGGCACCCGCAGCGAGCCGATGGAGGACATCGTCCAGGTCGGCACCATCGGCCTGATCAAGGCGATCGACCGCTTCGAGCTGACCCGCGGCGTCGAGTTCCCCACCTTCGCGATGCCGACCATCATCGGCGAGATCAAGCGCTTCTTCCGCGACACCTCCTGGTCCGTGCACGTACCCCGCCGGCTCCAGGAGCTCCGGCTCGACCTCGCCAGGGCGGGCGACGCCCTCTCCCAGCGCCTCGACCGCTCCCCGACCGTGGCCGAACTGGCCGAGGAGCTCGGCATCTCGCCCGAGGAGGTCGTCGAGGGCATGGCCGCGAGCAACGCGTACACCGCCAGCTCGCTCGACGCCCAGCCCGACGAGGAGGACGGCGGCGGTGGTGAGGCCACGCTCGCCGACCGGCTCGGCTACGAGGACCACGGGCTCACCGGGATCGAGTACATCGCCTCCCTCAAGCCGATGATCGCCTCGCTGCCCGCCCGCGAGCGGCACATCCTCTCCCTCCGCTTCGTCTCCGGCATGACCCAGTCGGAGATCGGCACGGAGCTGGGCATCTCGCAGATGCACGTGTCCCGGCTGCTCGCCCGCACCCTCGCCAGGCTGCGCCGGGGACTCACTCTGGAGGAATGA
- a CDS encoding DegT/DnrJ/EryC1/StrS family aminotransferase, with product MVSAYAELEDRMRRRLGGRECLYVPSCRFGLYLALRHWCRPGGRVLMSPVNDDVILFVVLAAGLRPVQAPLDPRDGSVDPSAVPGTVWRDLSAVLTTNLYGNPDPAPELRERCDRLGIPLIEDAAHAIGSTVGGRPVGTYGEASVFSLSKHTAAKTGGFLTLADPALRGELAAARDALLHPTRTSAELAHLVRPYAEATVRGLRLVGAARATLRRLGLEERPEIRMPLRADALKQALPAAPALDPFHSWVRVDMHDYRLRPGPGRLRRTTRRLAGLDGVLDAHRAGTERLLATEYGGGHGGSREEVQPLFRVPLLVDDRDAAVAALARRRITTGYLYDPPLDHYAGEVFTEPSPAPEPAAWFARHALPVDPRRADESLAALRAAGIRPAGPSKPPGGAR from the coding sequence ATGGTTTCTGCGTACGCGGAACTGGAAGACCGCATGCGCCGCCGGCTAGGGGGCCGGGAGTGCCTCTACGTGCCGTCGTGCCGCTTCGGCCTCTATCTCGCGCTGCGCCACTGGTGCCGGCCCGGCGGCCGGGTCCTGATGTCACCGGTCAACGACGACGTCATCCTCTTCGTCGTCCTCGCCGCCGGGCTCCGCCCCGTACAGGCACCGCTCGACCCGCGCGACGGCTCCGTCGACCCGTCCGCCGTGCCCGGGACGGTCTGGCGGGACCTCTCCGCCGTCCTCACCACCAATCTGTACGGGAACCCCGACCCGGCGCCCGAGCTGCGCGAGCGGTGCGACCGGCTCGGCATCCCGCTGATCGAGGACGCCGCCCACGCCATCGGCTCCACCGTCGGCGGGCGCCCGGTCGGCACGTACGGCGAGGCCTCCGTGTTCAGCCTCTCCAAGCACACCGCCGCCAAGACCGGCGGCTTCCTCACCCTCGCCGACCCGGCCCTGCGCGGGGAACTCGCCGCCGCCCGGGACGCGTTGCTGCACCCGACCCGTACCTCCGCCGAACTCGCCCACCTGGTACGGCCGTACGCCGAGGCCACCGTGCGCGGGCTGCGCCTGGTCGGGGCGGCCCGCGCGACGCTGCGGCGGCTCGGCCTGGAGGAGCGGCCGGAGATCCGGATGCCGCTCCGCGCCGACGCGCTGAAGCAGGCCCTGCCGGCCGCGCCCGCCCTCGACCCCTTCCACTCCTGGGTCCGGGTCGACATGCACGACTACCGGCTCCGGCCGGGCCCCGGCCGCCTCCGCCGCACCACCCGCAGACTGGCCGGCCTCGACGGCGTGCTCGACGCCCACCGGGCGGGCACGGAGCGCCTCCTCGCCACCGAGTACGGCGGGGGCCACGGGGGAAGTCGCGAGGAGGTCCAGCCGCTGTTCCGGGTGCCGCTGCTCGTCGACGACCGGGACGCGGCCGTCGCCGCGCTCGCCCGGCGCCGGATCACCACCGGCTACCTCTACGACCCTCCGCTCGACCACTACGCGGGCGAGGTCTTCACCGAGCCGTCCCCCGCACCGGAACCGGCCGCCTGGTTCGCCCGGCACGCCCTGCCGGTGGACCCGCGCCGCGCCGACGAGTCCCTCGCCGCGCTGCGCGCCGCGGGCATCCGCCCGGCCGGGCCCTCAAAGCCCCCCGGAGGCGCGAGGTGA
- a CDS encoding lipopolysaccharide biosynthesis protein, giving the protein MTDTVRLRDGERGADADPGGHGRDDGGTGGHGADGGGTGDPGASGHGTGGHGPDRGGTDGHGSGPSDESSMFRNAYALMLSTGVSAALGLGFWLVAARYYSEEAVGQGSAAIAAQRLLASLTATTMIGAVVRYVPRAGRATGPLVLRVYLVSTVVVAVACGVFLLTLDWWGPTYAPLGTLSAGLFFTASCVGWALLTLQDGVLTGLRRAVWVPVGNAVFSLGKLVLLVVLAAALPVLGVFVSWSAAIALSVVPLAWLVFRRLIPRQARADRDREPPGLREIGRFMAGDSVGALFSLAMINLLPVMVAVRFDAAHNAFFYTAYTVGGTMEFMAINMASSLTAHASHSPESLAEGVRGALRRMALLLVPVVLVLLVLAPVILAPFGPDYAEHGTAVLRLLAAAALPRVAVELYIGVLRVQGRTGVLALLQGAMCVLVLGSAALLLGRVGIAGAGVAVLASMTLMAAVSAPGLRAALQGRAPAPRAPEAVRSKPRAEVGYGTNWARESAYLRGAHDSVTPAFGIPVFVSRPEGAASPSGADASGRTEPSPNGPEDAPGRTATRRGPAPGPALWLWAVLGLAVGLFWFPLVRSGELSVERLSGTGLLTALPPVTLAAGLLLVALQGAAVALRVFRPVFAGMVLLATFLALHTAPPLLGLRPAEAGGPGAVLLGEGLERAVTPVALQALSLLLVALLLRVVGVGSRVTAGVVWVLVWAGWAGQQAFAAAPLPLFLGLAGGTMAVCAFRGLTSGGRG; this is encoded by the coding sequence GTGACCGACACGGTGCGGCTGCGGGACGGGGAGCGGGGGGCGGACGCGGATCCGGGCGGCCACGGCAGGGACGACGGAGGCACGGGCGGCCACGGCGCGGACGGCGGCGGTACGGGTGACCCCGGCGCGAGCGGTCACGGCACGGGCGGCCACGGCCCGGACCGCGGCGGTACGGACGGTCACGGCTCGGGTCCTTCCGACGAGAGCTCCATGTTCCGCAACGCCTACGCCCTCATGCTCTCCACCGGCGTCTCCGCCGCCCTCGGCCTCGGCTTCTGGCTGGTCGCCGCCCGCTACTACTCGGAGGAGGCCGTCGGCCAGGGCTCCGCCGCCATCGCCGCGCAGCGCCTCCTCGCCTCCCTCACCGCGACCACGATGATCGGCGCCGTCGTCCGGTACGTGCCCCGGGCCGGCCGCGCCACCGGACCGCTCGTCCTGCGCGTGTACCTGGTCAGCACGGTGGTCGTCGCCGTCGCCTGCGGGGTCTTCCTGCTCACCCTGGACTGGTGGGGGCCCACGTACGCCCCTCTCGGCACCCTCTCCGCCGGCCTGTTCTTCACCGCCTCCTGCGTCGGCTGGGCCCTGCTCACCCTCCAGGACGGCGTCCTCACCGGGCTGAGACGGGCGGTCTGGGTCCCCGTCGGCAACGCCGTCTTCTCGCTCGGCAAGCTCGTCCTGCTCGTCGTCCTCGCCGCCGCCCTGCCGGTGCTCGGCGTCTTCGTGTCCTGGTCGGCGGCGATCGCCCTGTCCGTGGTGCCGCTCGCCTGGCTCGTCTTCCGGCGGCTCATCCCCCGGCAGGCCCGCGCCGACCGGGACCGCGAACCGCCCGGCCTGCGCGAGATCGGCCGGTTCATGGCCGGGGACTCCGTCGGCGCGCTCTTCAGCCTCGCGATGATCAACCTGCTGCCGGTGATGGTCGCCGTCCGTTTCGACGCCGCCCACAACGCCTTCTTCTACACGGCCTACACCGTCGGCGGCACGATGGAGTTCATGGCCATCAACATGGCCTCGTCGCTCACCGCGCACGCCTCCCACAGCCCCGAGTCCCTCGCCGAGGGGGTCAGGGGCGCGCTGCGCCGGATGGCACTCCTGCTCGTCCCGGTGGTCCTGGTCCTCCTCGTCCTCGCGCCGGTGATCCTCGCGCCGTTCGGCCCGGACTACGCCGAACACGGCACGGCCGTGCTCCGGCTGCTGGCCGCCGCCGCGCTCCCCCGGGTCGCGGTCGAGCTGTACATAGGGGTGCTGCGCGTCCAGGGCCGTACGGGCGTGCTCGCCCTGCTCCAGGGCGCCATGTGCGTCCTGGTGCTCGGCAGCGCCGCGCTGCTCCTCGGCCGGGTGGGCATCGCGGGCGCGGGGGTCGCCGTCCTGGCGTCCATGACGCTGATGGCGGCGGTCTCGGCACCGGGCCTGCGGGCGGCCCTCCAGGGCCGGGCACCCGCGCCCCGCGCCCCGGAGGCCGTACGGTCGAAGCCGCGCGCCGAGGTCGGCTACGGCACCAACTGGGCGCGGGAGAGCGCCTATCTGCGGGGCGCGCACGACTCGGTGACGCCGGCGTTCGGCATCCCGGTGTTCGTATCCCGGCCGGAGGGGGCGGCGTCGCCGAGCGGGGCGGACGCCTCAGGCCGGACCGAGCCGTCCCCCAACGGCCCGGAGGACGCTCCGGGCCGGACGGCCACCCGGCGGGGGCCCGCCCCCGGCCCGGCGCTCTGGCTGTGGGCCGTGCTCGGACTGGCCGTCGGGTTGTTCTGGTTTCCCCTCGTCCGCTCCGGCGAGCTGAGCGTGGAGCGGCTCTCCGGCACCGGGCTGCTGACCGCGCTGCCGCCGGTCACCCTCGCCGCCGGGCTGCTGCTCGTCGCCCTCCAGGGCGCGGCCGTCGCGCTGCGGGTCTTCCGGCCGGTGTTCGCGGGGATGGTGCTGCTCGCCACCTTCCTGGCCCTGCACACCGCGCCACCGCTGCTCGGTCTGCGTCCGGCCGAGGCGGGCGGGCCCGGCGCCGTACTCCTGGGCGAGGGCCTGGAGCGGGCGGTGACGCCGGTGGCGCTCCAGGCGTTGAGCCTGCTCCTGGTGGCGCTGCTCCTGCGGGTGGTCGGGGTGGGCTCCCGGGTCACGGCCGGGGTGGTGTGGGTGCTCGTCTGGGCGGGCTGGGCGGGTCAGCAGGCCTTCGCCGCCGCACCGCTGCCGCTCTTCCTGGGCCTGGCGGGGGGCACGATGGCGGTGTGCGCGTTCCGCGGCCTGACGTCGGGCGGCCGGGGCTGA
- a CDS encoding polysaccharide deacetylase family protein, translated as MTNAPGRTRIPLPTRIPVLLYHAVMEDPAEWIAEFTVTPREFASQLDAIVAAGRTAITVGALAAHFATGAPLPPRPVVLTFDDGFADLVGPTAEALASRGLPATAYLTTGAITPGRPCLLPPAPMMTLAQAPRLEGYGMEVGGHTVTHPQLDTLAPGALRRELRDSKAVLEDVLGHEVLHLAYPHGYNSPAVRRAAAAAGYTSAVAVRHALSSGADEIYRIARLILRRSHTVADVERWMEGRGAKAAPYPDSLPTVGWRMYRRARALIKGPEFAG; from the coding sequence ATGACGAACGCACCCGGCCGCACCCGGATACCCCTCCCCACCCGGATACCCGTCCTCCTCTATCACGCCGTGATGGAGGACCCGGCGGAGTGGATCGCCGAATTCACCGTCACGCCAAGGGAGTTCGCCTCCCAGCTCGACGCGATCGTCGCCGCCGGGCGTACCGCGATCACCGTCGGCGCGCTCGCCGCGCACTTCGCCACCGGTGCCCCGCTGCCGCCCCGGCCCGTCGTCCTCACCTTCGACGACGGCTTCGCCGACCTCGTCGGGCCGACCGCCGAGGCACTCGCCTCCCGGGGGCTGCCGGCCACCGCGTACCTGACCACCGGGGCCATCACCCCCGGCCGGCCCTGTCTGCTGCCGCCCGCGCCGATGATGACGCTCGCGCAGGCGCCGCGACTGGAGGGGTACGGGATGGAGGTCGGCGGCCACACGGTCACGCATCCGCAGCTCGACACCCTCGCCCCGGGGGCGCTCCGCCGTGAACTGCGGGACTCCAAGGCGGTGTTGGAGGACGTCCTCGGGCACGAGGTGCTGCACCTGGCCTATCCGCACGGCTACAACAGTCCGGCGGTGCGGCGGGCCGCGGCGGCGGCCGGGTACACCTCGGCGGTCGCCGTCCGGCACGCCCTCAGTTCCGGCGCCGACGAGATCTACCGCATCGCCCGGCTCATCCTGCGCCGGAGCCACACGGTCGCGGACGTCGAGCGGTGGATGGAGGGGCGGGGCGCGAAGGCGGCGCCGTACCCGGACTCGCTGCCCACGGTCGGCTGGCGGATGTACCGCAGGGCCCGCGCCCTGATCAAGGGGCCGGAGTTCGCCGGCTGA